The proteins below are encoded in one region of bacterium:
- a CDS encoding glucose-6-phosphate isomerase gives MTEASGYGPDHLWIGALEFGLDFSGLRVPAGYAAGQGEAMLRAVEGMRRLEKGAIANPDERRMVGHYWLRDPRRAPSPALAAAIETTLMRVKTFGWKVRSGEIAPAPGERFEHLLVLGIGGSALGPQLAAEALGGPDDPLSVHFLDNTDPEGFRNVFETLGDEGLRRTLVVCVSKSGSTPETRNGLEETRARFAAAGLEAPPRLVAVTGEGSALDKRARADGWIDVFPMWDWVGGRTSQTSAVGLLPMAILGHDVDGLLEGARLMDEATRGERPEVNPALRLALAWHFAGGGVGRRDMVVLPYRDRLRLLSRYLQQLVMESLGKETDLDGELVHQGLSVYGNKGSTDQHAFVQQLRDGLDNFFVTFVAALDDRDPHPLEVEPGTTSGDYLLGFLLGTRRALIEKKRLAAAICVPRVDARSLGGLIALFERAVGFYAAFANINAYHQPGVEAGKKAAARVLDLQRALGAAMDAAPTERRVAAAWAAAAGAPEMADEATWVLAHLAANRRGVVRETVDG, from the coding sequence ATGACCGAAGCGAGCGGCTACGGACCGGATCATCTCTGGATCGGCGCCTTGGAGTTCGGCCTCGACTTCTCCGGCCTGCGCGTTCCCGCCGGGTACGCGGCCGGGCAAGGGGAGGCGATGCTGCGCGCCGTGGAGGGGATGCGGCGCCTCGAGAAGGGGGCGATCGCCAACCCCGACGAGCGGCGGATGGTGGGCCACTACTGGCTGCGCGATCCGCGCCGCGCCCCGAGTCCCGCCCTCGCCGCGGCGATCGAAACGACCCTGATGCGGGTCAAGACGTTCGGCTGGAAAGTCCGCTCCGGCGAGATCGCGCCGGCGCCCGGCGAGCGTTTCGAGCACCTGCTCGTCCTCGGCATCGGCGGCTCGGCCCTCGGCCCGCAGCTCGCGGCGGAGGCGCTGGGCGGGCCGGACGATCCGCTCTCCGTCCACTTCCTCGACAACACCGATCCCGAAGGGTTCCGCAACGTCTTCGAGACGCTCGGCGACGAAGGGCTGCGCCGCACGCTCGTCGTCTGCGTCTCGAAGTCCGGCTCGACCCCCGAGACGCGCAACGGGCTCGAGGAGACGCGGGCACGCTTCGCGGCGGCCGGACTCGAGGCGCCGCCGCGCCTCGTCGCGGTCACCGGCGAGGGGAGCGCGCTCGACAAGCGGGCCCGCGCCGACGGGTGGATCGACGTCTTCCCGATGTGGGACTGGGTCGGCGGACGCACCTCGCAGACCTCGGCCGTCGGCCTGCTGCCGATGGCGATCCTCGGCCACGACGTGGACGGGCTGCTCGAAGGGGCGCGGCTGATGGACGAGGCGACGCGCGGCGAGCGGCCGGAGGTCAATCCGGCGCTGCGCCTCGCCCTCGCCTGGCACTTCGCGGGGGGCGGCGTCGGGCGCCGGGACATGGTCGTGCTCCCGTACCGCGATCGCCTGCGGCTCCTCTCGCGCTATCTGCAGCAGCTGGTGATGGAGTCGCTGGGGAAGGAAACCGACCTCGACGGCGAGCTCGTGCATCAAGGGCTGTCGGTCTACGGCAACAAGGGCTCGACGGACCAGCACGCGTTCGTGCAGCAGCTCCGCGACGGCCTCGACAACTTCTTCGTCACCTTCGTCGCCGCGCTCGACGACCGCGATCCGCATCCGCTCGAGGTCGAGCCGGGGACGACGTCGGGCGACTACCTGCTCGGCTTCCTGCTCGGCACGCGCCGCGCGCTGATCGAGAAGAAGCGGCTGGCCGCGGCGATCTGCGTGCCGCGCGTCGACGCGCGGTCGCTCGGCGGGCTGATCGCGCTCTTCGAACGCGCGGTCGGCTTCTACGCCGCGTTCGCCAACATCAACGCCTACCACCAGCCGGGAGTCGAGGCGGGGAAGAAGGCCGCGGCGCGCGTGCTGGATCTGCAGCGGGCGCTCGGGGCGGCGATGGACGCGGCGCCGACGGAGCGGCGCGTCGCCGCGGCGTGGGCCGCGGCGGCCGGGGCGCCGGAGATGGCCGACGAGGCGACGTGGGTGCTCGCCCACCTCGCCGCGAATCGGCGCGGCGTCGTGCGCGAGACCGTGGACGG
- a CDS encoding lytic transglycosylase domain-containing protein, with the protein MGRTTSTSGGRAARAATVAAALVFCLAPVALAGTVRLGAVEEIVGRPYQKLIEEVAGRHNLDSELFAALVEVESARNPKAVSPKGARGLGQLMPGTAKRFGVLDVHDPEDNLEGAAQYLAWLIDRYKGDLHLALAAYNAGEGAVDKYNDVPDYPETQDFVRKVLRRAGLSYNARHHRTGEAEPPRCIRMKDGKILLTNVP; encoded by the coding sequence GTGGGACGGACGACCTCGACCAGCGGCGGACGAGCGGCGCGAGCGGCGACAGTCGCCGCCGCGCTCGTCTTTTGCCTCGCCCCCGTCGCCCTCGCCGGCACGGTGCGCCTCGGCGCGGTCGAGGAGATCGTCGGCCGGCCGTACCAGAAGCTGATCGAGGAAGTCGCGGGGCGCCACAACCTCGACTCCGAGCTGTTCGCCGCCCTCGTCGAGGTCGAGTCGGCGCGCAACCCCAAGGCGGTCTCGCCGAAAGGGGCGCGCGGGCTGGGGCAGTTGATGCCGGGGACGGCGAAGCGCTTCGGCGTGCTCGACGTCCACGACCCCGAGGACAACCTCGAGGGCGCCGCGCAGTACCTCGCCTGGCTGATCGACCGCTACAAGGGGGATCTCCATCTCGCCCTCGCCGCCTACAACGCCGGCGAAGGGGCGGTGGACAAGTACAACGACGTCCCCGACTACCCGGAGACGCAGGACTTCGTCCGCAAGGTCCTGCGGCGGGCCGGCTTGAGCTACAACGCGCGGCACCACCGCACGGGCGAGGCCGAGCCGCCGCGCTGCATCCGGATGAAGGACGGCAAGATCCTCCTCACGAACGTCCCCTGA